TTTCACTGACCAGTAATTGAGTAGAGAGAAGATAATGATGATGACAAAAACAGCGAATAATCCAATTGTGCTGATTGTACCATTATGCATTAATTTTCCCATGAATTTCGCCCAATCCCAAGGCCATGAACTCATATATTGGACTGCTGATACAGCTTCAATCGGGATGATCGTAACGAGTGAAACCCAGTTAGCCCATGAAGCAATAAATCCGAGTAAAGACCCATGCGTATATTGAGCGTAGTTGCTCATGCCGCCTGATTGCGGAAACATGGTGCCGATTTCTATATAGTTATAGGCAATTGTTCCTATGACTATAAAGCCGATAATCCAAGAAATGATTGCTGCCGGACCTGCGACAGATGAAGCTTCCCAAGCACCGAAGAGCCAGCCTGAACCAATAAGCGATCCAAGTCCCAGCAAAATAAGTTGGGAAAGATTTATTTTACTACTATGATTATTTTCCATCGAAAGTCTCCTAATATTTGCGAACATACAGTAATTTCTACATGCTGCGTTGTATAATTTTAAAAAGTGACACGCGATTTTTGGATTTCATGAATGCATGATAAGATATTATACAAGTTAGACCTTTCAAGTCAAATTGAGTTGAATAGGCGGAATTTATTAATTAATATGTATGAATATACTCTATATAATACGATAATGAATATTAGGCCCTTGTTTATGAGAGGGTTCGAAGTATTGCGTTCATTAAAGTAGAGAAGGATAAACTAGGTAATTTAAATATACATTTTTGAAAAGGAAAATTGATTAGACTTGGTGTTATTTTGAGTAGCTATGAAGCAAGAAACGGCAAGCGATTGCACTTATAAAAGGAGAACTTTCAAAAGAAATTTTAAAAGTTTCAATATAAACATTAAGTGTAATTTAAAAACGACGAAAAATGATATAATGTCTACATTGTGTGGTATATTACAATTGTACAAAACATGAAAAGGAGAATGGAGATGACTGAAAAACGAACAAATCCTAAGGCGGATGCATTTTTCCAAAGGGCGGGAGAATGGAAAGCTGAATATGAAGCATTAAGAAAAATTATTATGGAGCAGCCAGACTTAGTCGAGGATTACAAATGGATGAAACCTTGTTATACATACGAAGGTCATAATGTCGTGTTGATTCATGGCTTTAAAAATTATTGTGCATTGCTTTTTCATAAAGGAGCACTCTTATCGGATCCTAATCAAAAATTAGTACAACAAACTAAGAATGTGCAAGCTGCACGTCAGTTGCGTTTTACTTCCGTAGCGCAAATTATAGAAGAAGCGGACATGATTCGTGATTACGTTAAAGAAGCTGTTGCTGTGGAGCAATCTGGCAGAAAAGTAGAAATGAAAACGACGGACCAATACGATATGCCTGAAGAATTGAAAGAAGCATTGGAAGCGGATAAAGCGTTGGATGAAGCGTTTCATAATTTAACGCCAGGGCGCCAACGTCAATATATGTATACAATCGGGCAAGCGAAACGTGCTTCTACGCGACAAAATCGTGTGGATAAATATATTCCTTTAATTTTAAAAGGTAAGGGCTTGAATGATTAAGTAAGAAAAAACCGCTGCGGCGGTTTTTTTCTTCATAAAATCCGAACATTACTCAAGAAACACACTTTAATTATTATTTCTCCTTCTATCTCTCATGAGAACGTTTGCACTCGCATGTTCACACAATTCACACAAGTGGTACCTCATTAATTGTCAAAACTCTGAATAAGTACATTTTAAATGCAGTTTTCATTGATTATCCGTCATTTATCGTATTTTATATGCTATAATTAGAGAGTAATCTACTGAAAGAGTAGGACACATGTACATCAAAGATTATATTGAAAGTTTAAATAGACAACAGCGTAATAGTTGTTGTTGTGTCATAGCGATTTGAGAAAAGTGAACTCCTTTGGTAAGTGAGTTTGTTTTGTCGATAGTCTAACAAGAGTCATTTGCGACTTTGTTCTGGAGCTTACCCGTAAGTTAATGAAACATTGAGGCAAATGCTTTTTTTATTGTGTAGGGAAGAGAAGCAATACTGTGCGTTTCCATTCTGTATATGCAAGTTACATTCAATAAATCTATATCATTACATCGAAACGCGCTCTATCCGCGCGCTGCCCCGAATTACTATTCATCCCACATTAAAAGGCGCTCTTCTCGCCACTCAGCTCTCCAAAGGTTTCTTTTCCCAAATCAGCTGTTCTTATCTTTGAATTGAATTTAATAGAGAAAGGAATTAAATGCATGCTTAGTATTAAAAATTTAACTAAGGTTTATTCTGGCGGCAAGAAGGCCGTGGATGATATTTCGTTGGACGTGCAATCGGGTGAGTTTGTCGCGTTTATCGGCACGAGCGGCAGTGGTAAGACGACTGCGCTGCGTATGATCAACCGAATGATTGAGGCGACGAGCGGTCAGATTACGATTGACGGCAAGGATGTCAGAAAGATGAATGCGGTGGAATTGCGTCGCAGTATCGGCTATGTGATTCAACAGATTGGTTTGATGCCGCATATGACGATTAAGGAAAATATTGTATTGGTACCGAAATTATTGAAATGGTCTCAAGAGAAGAAGGATCAAAAGGCGCGTGAATTGATTAAGTTAGTGGATTTGCCTGAAGAATATTTGGACCGTTATCCGTCTGAATTATCTGGCGGGCAACAACAACGGATTGGTGTGGTACGTGCTTTGGCAGCGGAACAAGATATCATCTTGATGGATGAGCCGTTTGGTGCCTTGGACCCGATTACGCGTGATACATTGCAGGATTTAGTGAAAGAGTTGCAACAAAAGTTAGGGAAAACGTTCATCTTTGTCACACACGATATGGACGAAGCCATCAAGTTGGCAGATAGAATTTGTATCATGTCGAAAGGTAAAGTCGTCCAATTTGATACACCGGACAATATCCTGCGCCATCCAGCGAATGATTTCGTACGCGATTTTATTGGTCAGAACCGCTTGATTCAAGATCGTCCGAATATGCGTACTGTACAAGATGCAATGATTACGCCAATTACGGTGGGAGCGAACGAATCCTTGAATACAGCCGTCGATATTATGCGTCGCCATCGTATTGACACCATTTTCGTCGTGAATAACCAAAACAAATTCCTCGGCTATTTAGATATTGAAGACATCAACCAAGGATTGCGTGCTGGCAAGGAATTGATAGATACTATGCAGCGTGATATTTACCGCGTGAACATCAATTCCAAATTGCAAGATTCCGTGCGTACCATTCTTAAGCGTAACGTCCGCAACGTCCCTGTTGTGAACGACAACGATACGCTGGTGGGTTTGATTACCCGTGCGAATCTGGTAGATATCGTCTACGACAGTATTTGGGGCGAAGGTGCAGAAGACGCGCAGTTCGCTGCTGAAAAGAAAGAAGCGGAAGAGTCGGATGGCCGTGAGAGAGCGGACGCATCTACTAAAGCAGCTGCGGTTGAAGATGCGGAGAACGCACCAGCTGAGGAACGGATGCGTCATGACCATAAGTCAGACTCAGGAGTTGAACGCTGATGAAAGCATTTTTAGAACAATATGGCGGTGAATTACTGCAGAAAACTGGCGAACACTTCTATATTTCTATTATTGCGCTGCTGATCGCCATTGTGATTGCAGTACCGCTCGGCATATTATTATCGAAAACGAAGAAACTCGCAGGTGTCGTCTTGACAATTGCAGGCGTGCTGCAAACGATTCCGACACTTGCTGTCTTAGCGATTATGATTCCGATTTTCGGTGTCGGCAAAACACCGGCTATTATTGCACTATTTATTTATGTGCTCCTGCCTATTTTGAATAATACGGTGTTAGGAGTGCAAAATATTAATCCGGAAATTCGACAAGCAGGCATCAGTATGGGCATGACGAAATTCCAATTGATGAAAGATGTGGAATTACCGTTAGCCTTGCCGTTAATACTCGGAGGCATCCGCTTATCTAGTGTGTATGTCATCAGCTGGGCTACTTTAGCCAGTTATGTCGGAGCAGGCGGTTTAGGTGACTTCGTCTTTAATGGATTGAATTTATACGACCCGTTGATGATTGTCAGTGCTGCGGTGCTCGTAACAGCTTTAGCATTAATTGTCGATTACTTATTGCGTGTAGTTGAAAAGTGGGCTGTTCCGAAAGGCTTGAAAATATCCAGATAAGGAGGACTTAGACATTTTATGAAGACAATCAAATACTATTTGTTGCTGATGGCGGCATGTCTGGTGGTCCTGTCTGGATGCAGCTTGCCTGGACTGGGGGACAGCCGTTCCAATGATGATGTGAAAATTACTGCCTTAGCAACCAGTGAATCTCAAATTATGTCCCATATGGTGCGTTTGATGATCGAACATGACACGCATGGCAAAACTAAACCCACACTGTTAAATAACATGGGCTCAAGTACGATTCAACATAATGCGTTGGTCAATGGCGATGCGAATATTTCAGGTGTCCGCTATACTGGCACAGATTTAGTCGGCGCTTTAAAAGAAGACCCGATTAAAAATCCGCAGAAAGCGTTAAAAGCGACGCAAGAAGGATTCCAACAGAAATTCCATCAGAAATTTTTCCCATCTTATGGATTTGATAATACTTATGCATTTATGGTGACGAAAGAAACTGCTGAGAAATATCATTTGGAAACCGTTTCCGATTTGAAAAAACACGAGAAAGAATTACGACTTGGCGTTGACAGTTCGTGGTTGAACCGTAAAGGTGATGGGTACCCAGGATTCAAGAAAGAATACGGTATCAGTTTTGATACTGTCCGCCCTATGCAAATCGGTTTAGTTTATGATGCATTGAATAATAAGAAATTAGATGTAGCGTTAGGTTACTCAACAGATGGGCGTATTGCCGCATATGACTTGAAGGTGTTGAAAGATGACAAACGCTTCTTCCCTCCATATGATGCAAGTCCAGTTGCGACCGATGCTTTATTGAAAAAACATCCAGAAATTAATCGTACTTTAGATAAAATGGCAGGTCAGATTTCAACGCAAGATATGCAGAAGTTGAATTATGAAGCGGATGGTAAAGGTAAAGAACCTGCTGTAGTAGCAGAAGAATTCTTGAAAAAACATCATTACTTTGATGATGGTAAGAAAGGCGGGCAAAAATAATGAAGGGCAATTTATTACAACAATTGATAGAGTATTATTCATTGAATGCCGGCTATCTCTGGAGTTTATTTTTCCAACATTTATTAATGTCAGTATATGGCGTAGTATTTGCGGCGATTGTCGGAATTCCGATAGGGATCTTGATTTCGCGCTTTGGACGCATGTCTAAATTAGTGATTACCATTGCGAATATTATTCAAACTGTGCCAGTAATTGCAATGTTGGCAATCTTAATGCTGGTGATGGGTCTTGGACCGACAACTGTAGTGGTAACAGTATTTTTATATGCTTTGCTGCCGATTATCCAAAATACTTATTCTGGAATTACCGGTGTGGACGCCAATATTAAAGATGCGGGCAAAGGTATGGGCATGACCAAAAATCAAGTCTTGCGTATGATAGAGTTGCCGCTCGCATTATCAGTCATCATCGGTGGATTGCGCATTGCTTTAGTCGTGGCGGTCGGTGTTGTAGCGGTCGGATCCTTTATTGGGGCGCCGACATTGGGCGATATCATCATTCGCGGAACGAATGCCACAGACGGCACGACATTTATCTTAGCAGGCGCTTTGCCGATTGCTTTAATTGCTGTCTTGATTGATGTACTCTTGAGATTATTAGAGAAACGTTTAGATCCTGTGAAAAAGAAAAAAGGACCGCAACCTCAAGGTATGGATATTTAAAGTAAGAGGAGTGATAGAACATGGCATGGATGCAAGTGAATTATAATTCTGAGGTATTAGGCAAGGAGCAGCGTTTTATGGCGATGTTGCCGGAGGATGCCTCTCAGTTTGATACGAATGAAACGCCTAAACAGTTGCCGGTGTTGTTGTTATTGCATGGTTTATCGAGTGATGAGACGTCGTATTTGAGGTTTACGAGTCTAGAACGTTATGCCAAGGATAATGGCATTGCGGTAATTATGCCGGCGGGTGACCACAGTGGTTATGCGAATATGGCTTATGGGCATAGTTATTATGATTATGTGCTGGAAGTGTTTGATTATGCGCTGCAAATTCTGCCATTATCGAAACGTCGCGAAGATCATTTTATCGCGGGGCACTCAATGGGCGGCTACGGTACAATCAAGTATGCGTTGACGCAAGGAGAACGTTTCAGTAAGGCGGCGCCGTTGTCTGCGGTGTTTGCACCTCAATTCTTAATGGAAATTGATTGGAATGATTTCTCTGGAAAAGCAATTTTAGGTGAAAAAGAAACTGCGACAGGAACAGAACTCGACCCTTATTATTTGGTGGATAAGGCTCTGGATGAGGATAAAGCAATTCCAGAACTATTGATTATGTGTGGAACGGAAGATGATTTATATCAAGATAATTTAAACTTCATTCAGTTCTTGGATGAAAAAAATATTCCGTATCAGTTTGTGGATGGTTCTGGTATACATGACTATGCGTATTGGGATAAAGCAATTAAATATGCCTTAGAGTGGTTTGCTGGCAATCCACATTCATAATATAGACACTGTCATGAATTAAATTTCATGGCAGTTTTTTTATGCAAAAAAAGACAAGATGAATTAATGGAAATTGCATCTTGTCTTTAATAAGATTCGTCTGGAATGAAAGAACGAATCACTGTTTTTAACATGTCATGAATATATTGGTCGGTGAGGGTTTCTGGTTTAATCAAGATGTTGAAATAGATAGGGGAGAATATTAAATCGATAAAGATATCTTGTTGATCTTCTGGAATGCGTTGGCTGGCGATGTCTCTTAATACCTGACGATAGGCATTGAAATAATCTTCCATAAAATGATTACGCAAGCTATTTTCTTCGTTTGTTAATAATATCTGAATGACTGCTTTACCGAGCGGACGGGTATAAATACGTGTCATTTTCAGCAGCATGGCATACAAATCATTGAAAAATTCTCCTTTAACCTCTGATATACCATGTACTTCATTTAAAAACATATCAATAATCATAGTGTCTTTATCTTTCCAACGACGGTAAATCGTTGCTTTGGAAATTTGTGTGTTTTCTGCGAGTTCATCGATGGTAATAGCTGAGTAAGGTTGTTGTTCTAACAATTGTCCTAACTCTTTGTAAATACGTAAATTGATTTTAGGATCTTTCGGTCTTCCCGCCATATTAATGACCTCTTTTCAGATGCGCAATTTTTTCTACAATTTCAAAGATAATAATAGCACTGATGAACCAAACGACAACGCCTACAAGGATACTTAAAATCCAATCATTGGTCCAAACCAGCATCAACCAAGTGGCTAAGATATTGAAGAGTACACCAGTCATACCGAAGACAGCACCGCTGCTGACGTGCGATGCCACTTTATCGCCGTATTGTACGCCTGCCATAATGAGAGAGATTAGAAATACTGCTGGGAATACTGCAAAGATTCCGCCGAATTCTTTCCATGGAATTAAGACAGACACAATGTAACTTAATGCGACTGACGTACCGCCTGCAAGAAATTTTACAAACAACATTTTCATTTTAATTATAACCTCCAATTAAATATGTTTAAGTGCCAAAATAATGCAAGATAAGATAAACCAACTGACTACTGAGAAGACAGCGCCACGTCTAAATCCGATTCTGCGAACTGCATAAGCTGTTATAGCCACACTAAGAATACAGCCGATAATGCCGATGACAGCACCTGAACTAAGATGGATAGATTGTTGAACTAGATTTTGACCGCGAAAATCTACAGCAAGTGTGACTAAGGCTGCTAAGTACACTGCGGGGAAGGTAGAAAAGATACCACCCAATTTACCTCCGAGTTTAGAAGCAATGACAGTTGCTAAAGCGACTGCTAACCCGCCGAAGACAAAACGAATGGCTAAACTTGCAAAAGAAATGCCAAACATAATTGATTATCATCCCAATCTTTAATAATTTATAAACGAAACGTATCGTTTACTATTAGTGTAATACCACATTATCAGAATGTAAACAGCTTTAACTTAAATAATAAGAGAAATTAAAAAATTATTTAAAATAAAACGCTTTCATTAAAAACATACTAAATTAAAGCGTTTTCTTACCTTTTTTTCACGTAAAAAAGCTGAGACAAAATAATGTCTCAGCTCATTGTCAGAACGACGAAATAATTTGAACCTATATTATTTCGTCGTTCTGCTCCCTCAAATTAAAGTAATGCGCCAGCTAGGAATGGTACTATGGCTACTACGATTACTCCTACAAGTACGACTGCAATGCTGGCCATTGAAGCTTCAGTTTCACCGAGTTCGGTAGCCGCTGATACGCCGAGTGTGTGCCCGCTTGTGCCCAGTGCGAGTCCTCGTGCAATCGGATTGTCGATATGGAAGAATTTCAATAGTTTGTTACCTAGTGCGTAAATGATAACTGCATTCAAGATAACTGCGAGTGAAGTGAGTTCTTTGACACCGCCGATGCCATCAGATACTGGCAATGCAATCGCTGTAGTAGCAGCTTGCGGTAACATGGATGCGATAACATTACCGCCGAACATAAAGAGTTTAGATACAGCAAAGATACCGAAGAGTGCTACGACAGTACCTAAAGCAATACCGCCGAAGATTTTCGCCCAGTATTTTTTTAAGACGTCACGTTTTTTATATAACGGAATGGCGAAACAGATTGTTGCAGGTTCTAAGAAGAAGTTGATGATATCACCGCCGATTTTATAGTTTGCGTAGCTGATCCCTGTTATTTTCAAGAAGACAATACCGAAGACCATACTGACGAATAAAGGAGCCAGCAGGAAGAAGCCATTTGTTTTCTTGAAGAAATAAGTGGCAATCAAGAATGGAATCACAGATAATAAGATACCGAAATAAGGTGTATTAATGCCTAAATGTTCAATCATACATGTTCCTCCGCTACTTTGTTGTGACGTTTAGTTGTACCTTTAGTAGATTTATGCGCAAATGGCAACCCTTTGACCAATATTTGCGAAACAAAACCAGTACATAATAATAGTAAAATTGTAGAAATAATGATTAATAAAATAATTAAAATTGGACTTTTACTTAAAATGCCGAGTGAATTAATAACTGAAATTCCTGCTGGCACGAATAAGAAACTGATATTATTCGTTAATGCACTGCCGACACCCTCAACTTCGCCGAGTTTGATAATTCCAGTGGATAATGCAATAAACATCAGTACTAACCCGATAACTGATGCAGGCATCGGGATAGGAATGAAACTTTCAATTATTTTAGAAATTAATAGTATAATCCCGATAACCAACACTTGATGCAAGAATGAATAGGTTTTTGACGCTTTGCCCACATTTTTTGCGCTTGTTTTGACCTTTTCCATAGCATTACTGCCTCCGTTCGTTTCTTTATCTTGATTAAATTGTACGACCGAAATAGGTTTTTGTGGGCGTTTTCAAGGTGAAATGCGAGAATCAGTATGCGAGTTGCATCATTCACAAGATGAGTTTCATACAGTATAGATGAAAGGTAATATCGAGAGAATAAGCTGCACAAATTAGAGGGTGAAATATGAAAATACCCCCTTCGCTGTTTTCAGCTAAAAGGGAGTTAGGAGGCTTATATTAAACCGATTGCAGCTTTGAAAGGTTTCATATAAGAACGGCTGACTTGCACTTTCAGACCGCCAGTCAAGGTAACTTGATACGTATAATTGAACCAATGTTCTATTGTTTCAATGTGTGCTTGATTGATAATCGTAGAACGGTGGATACGTAAAAATTGCGTCGGATTCAAACGTTTCGCAAAGGTGTTTAAAGGTTCTGTGGTTTCATAATCTCGACTCAAGGTGTGCAAGGTCGTTTTACCGTTATTGACGGAAAGCGCAATAATGTCTCTTTGATTTAAGACATAAATGCGTTCGTCTACTTCAATCGGCAGAACTGACGGCTGCTTGATAGGAACGTCGGAAGTTCGGTCAGAGTGGTGCCTCACGGGTTCGCCGACTTTTTCTGAGGCAGACTGCTCTTCAGCGTTTTCTTTTCCAGGAACTGAAGCGGTATTTAATTTGGCTGCGACACGTTCGACTGCTTGATCAATGCGGCTTTGTTCAAAGGGTTTCAGGATGTAATCTGTAGCATCGAGTTCGAAGGCTTTGACCGCAAAGTTGTCGTGGGCTGTCGCAAAGATGATGTAGGGTGCTTGTTTCATTTTTTGAATTTTCTCGGCTAAGTCTAAACCGCTTTCGTTCATTAGATTAATGTCTAGAAAAATAACATCGTAAGTTTCGTATAATAATTTTTCGAGTGTTTCGGCGATGGTTTCTGCCTCGTCTATCGTTTCAAAATGACCATTTTGAGTGAGCAAGTAATTTAATTCATTACGTGCTAAGGGTTCGTCGTCAACGATGAGTGTGTTCAATTTCTCTCTACCTCCTTGTTGTCGGATCGGAATGGAATATGGCAGCTGACAGTAGTGCCGTGTGTATCTGAATCGATATGCAGCAGTGCACTGGTATCGAACAGTCCAGAGAGACGCAGATTCAAGTTTTCTAGCGCGCTGCCTGTTCCACCAGTATCAGAGTGTACGATAGCTTTGCCGATATAGGGCAGTTTATCTTCAGGGATGCCGATACCGTTATCTTGGACTTCTAAGTAAAGCTGGTCGTCTTCACCGCGTACAGTGACGTGTACGACGTTATTATTACGCCGATTCTTGAAAGCATGTCTGATCGCATTCTCTACTAGCACTTGAATGATGAATGGCGGCAGCAAAGCGTTGCGGCAAGCCGGATCAATATCGAAGGAAACATTGAAACGATCTGGGAACCGTGCTTGTTCTAGGGATAAGTAGGCTTCTACTTGCTGCAATTCTTTATCTAAGGTAATCGTGTTGTTGCGTGCCCCTTGTAAATTGGAGCGGAAGAATTGGCTGAGTTGCAAGAGTAGTTTGCGTGCTTTCTCGCTGTCTATACGCACCATGGCTGAAATTGTGTTAATAGCGTTGAAGAAGAAGTGAGGATTTACTTGAGCTTGTAAAGATTTGATTTCTGCATCTTTCAATAATTTGCTTTGTGCTTCAGCTTGTCCCAATTCTAACTGACTGGAAAAAATATTCGCAAGTCCCGTAGCGAGCTGCTTTTCAACAAAAGTGAGACGATGGGCATCCGTAAAATATAATTTGAGCGTACCAACCACTTTGTCTCGAATATGCAATGGAATAACGATGGCAGCTTCTAAGGGGCAATTCGGATGGTGACAGCCGATTTCATGTTTTGAATGCGCTTCTTTTATTTGCCCGGTTAAAATAACTTCTTTAGAAAGTTCAGTAATGATTTCTTTTTGCGGGACGTGATGATCGCTGCCAGAACCGACATGCGCTAAAATATCGTGGCGGTTAGTAATCGCGACTGCAGAAACACGCATCAACTCTTTGATAATATGTGCTGCTTTATTGGCTGAAGCTTCATTTAACCCTTCGCGAAAATAAGGCAAGGTTTCATTAGCAATTTGCAGCACATCGTGTGTTTGGACGCCACGTGTCTGTTCTTCTTGCTTCAAAGTTGAAATGATAATCGACAAGAAGATTGCTGTTCCGATACTGTTGATTAAAATCATCGGCAAGGCAATAAAGCTGACGAGTGACCATGCATGACCGCCATGTTCTGCAAATATCAAGATACAAAGCATCTGAATAATTTCTAAAGAAGCGCCGACTAGTGCTCCAAGTAAAATAGGCGGATAGCGCCGAGCTCTTAAATAATATCGGCCGACGTAACCGGAAACTAAAGCAATCAGTATAGAAGAAATGAAATAGGTAAAGGCGTTAGCGCCACCGATATAAAAGCGATAAATACCGGAAATGAGTCCTACTACTAATGCGACTGCTGGGCCTCCCACAAGTCCAGACACACCAATTGTTAACACACGTGTATTTGCCAGTGAAGTGTCAGGCGCTAAATGTGTATAGAGTTGTCCTGAGAGGATGTGCGAATCACGAATGACTACACCGGTTACATTGGAAAGCAGTGCGAAAATAACAAACATCAGTGTCAGTTGCCACTTTGCTCGCCAAGTTTCACGGTGCTGCATTAAATTTTTAAAATATTTGAAGTTCATTAAAATATAGGCAAGAACGATAATTAAACCGACACGTTCTAAGAGTAAAATAAATAAATTGAGCAAAGGAATCACCTTATTTATGAGAATTTTATGACAATTTATATATAAATGAAAATTGTTTATACTAAATATGTAATATGTTACGAATAAATAGATTAGCTATTAGGTATTTATAGAAATTCGCTTGAAATTGGTGTAAGATACTTCATATATTGAAAATGATAGGTTTAGTTTATATTGCAACTTAATGATAAGCTAAATCGCTATTTTTTTCAGTTTTTTTGCAGGGGTATAGGAGGAATTTAATATGACAACAACCAGATCTTACAGAGGAGACAACAAATTGTTGTTAGGCATTATTCTTGGTGTGATTACATTCTGGCTGTTTGCGCAATCGGTTTTGAATGTAGTGCCGACATT
Above is a genomic segment from Staphylococcus piscifermentans containing:
- a CDS encoding osmoprotectant ABC transporter substrate-binding protein; translation: MKTIKYYLLLMAACLVVLSGCSLPGLGDSRSNDDVKITALATSESQIMSHMVRLMIEHDTHGKTKPTLLNNMGSSTIQHNALVNGDANISGVRYTGTDLVGALKEDPIKNPQKALKATQEGFQQKFHQKFFPSYGFDNTYAFMVTKETAEKYHLETVSDLKKHEKELRLGVDSSWLNRKGDGYPGFKKEYGISFDTVRPMQIGLVYDALNNKKLDVALGYSTDGRIAAYDLKVLKDDKRFFPPYDASPVATDALLKKHPEINRTLDKMAGQISTQDMQKLNYEADGKGKEPAVVAEEFLKKHHYFDDGKKGGQK
- a CDS encoding DUF3147 family protein, which encodes MKMLFVKFLAGGTSVALSYIVSVLIPWKEFGGIFAVFPAVFLISLIMAGVQYGDKVASHVSSGAVFGMTGVLFNILATWLMLVWTNDWILSILVGVVVWFISAIIIFEIVEKIAHLKRGH
- the lrgA gene encoding antiholin-like murein hydrolase modulator LrgA, producing the protein MEKVKTSAKNVGKASKTYSFLHQVLVIGIILLISKIIESFIPIPMPASVIGLVLMFIALSTGIIKLGEVEGVGSALTNNISFLFVPAGISVINSLGILSKSPILIILLIIISTILLLLCTGFVSQILVKGLPFAHKSTKGTTKRHNKVAEEHV
- a CDS encoding YdeI/OmpD-associated family protein, with protein sequence MTEKRTNPKADAFFQRAGEWKAEYEALRKIIMEQPDLVEDYKWMKPCYTYEGHNVVLIHGFKNYCALLFHKGALLSDPNQKLVQQTKNVQAARQLRFTSVAQIIEEADMIRDYVKEAVAVEQSGRKVEMKTTDQYDMPEELKEALEADKALDEAFHNLTPGRQRQYMYTIGQAKRASTRQNRVDKYIPLILKGKGLND
- a CDS encoding ABC transporter permease, which produces MKGNLLQQLIEYYSLNAGYLWSLFFQHLLMSVYGVVFAAIVGIPIGILISRFGRMSKLVITIANIIQTVPVIAMLAILMLVMGLGPTTVVVTVFLYALLPIIQNTYSGITGVDANIKDAGKGMGMTKNQVLRMIELPLALSVIIGGLRIALVVAVGVVAVGSFIGAPTLGDIIIRGTNATDGTTFILAGALPIALIAVLIDVLLRLLEKRLDPVKKKKGPQPQGMDI
- a CDS encoding DUF3147 family protein, which produces MFGISFASLAIRFVFGGLAVALATVIASKLGGKLGGIFSTFPAVYLAALVTLAVDFRGQNLVQQSIHLSSGAVIGIIGCILSVAITAYAVRRIGFRRGAVFSVVSWFILSCIILALKHI
- the lrgB gene encoding antiholin-like protein LrgB, with translation MIEHLGINTPYFGILLSVIPFLIATYFFKKTNGFFLLAPLFVSMVFGIVFLKITGISYANYKIGGDIINFFLEPATICFAIPLYKKRDVLKKYWAKIFGGIALGTVVALFGIFAVSKLFMFGGNVIASMLPQAATTAIALPVSDGIGGVKELTSLAVILNAVIIYALGNKLLKFFHIDNPIARGLALGTSGHTLGVSAATELGETEASMASIAVVLVGVIVVAIVPFLAGALL
- a CDS encoding betaine/proline/choline family ABC transporter ATP-binding protein (Members of the family are the ATP-binding subunit of ABC transporters for substrates such as betaine, L-proline or other amino acids, choline, carnitine, etc. The substrate specificity is best determined from the substrate-binding subunit, rather than this subunit, as it interacts with the permease subunit and not with substrate directly.), coding for MLSIKNLTKVYSGGKKAVDDISLDVQSGEFVAFIGTSGSGKTTALRMINRMIEATSGQITIDGKDVRKMNAVELRRSIGYVIQQIGLMPHMTIKENIVLVPKLLKWSQEKKDQKARELIKLVDLPEEYLDRYPSELSGGQQQRIGVVRALAAEQDIILMDEPFGALDPITRDTLQDLVKELQQKLGKTFIFVTHDMDEAIKLADRICIMSKGKVVQFDTPDNILRHPANDFVRDFIGQNRLIQDRPNMRTVQDAMITPITVGANESLNTAVDIMRRHRIDTIFVVNNQNKFLGYLDIEDINQGLRAGKELIDTMQRDIYRVNINSKLQDSVRTILKRNVRNVPVVNDNDTLVGLITRANLVDIVYDSIWGEGAEDAQFAAEKKEAEESDGRERADASTKAAAVEDAENAPAEERMRHDHKSDSGVER
- a CDS encoding alpha/beta hydrolase, which codes for MAWMQVNYNSEVLGKEQRFMAMLPEDASQFDTNETPKQLPVLLLLHGLSSDETSYLRFTSLERYAKDNGIAVIMPAGDHSGYANMAYGHSYYDYVLEVFDYALQILPLSKRREDHFIAGHSMGGYGTIKYALTQGERFSKAAPLSAVFAPQFLMEIDWNDFSGKAILGEKETATGTELDPYYLVDKALDEDKAIPELLIMCGTEDDLYQDNLNFIQFLDEKNIPYQFVDGSGIHDYAYWDKAIKYALEWFAGNPHS
- a CDS encoding TetR/AcrR family transcriptional regulator — encoded protein: MAGRPKDPKINLRIYKELGQLLEQQPYSAITIDELAENTQISKATIYRRWKDKDTMIIDMFLNEVHGISEVKGEFFNDLYAMLLKMTRIYTRPLGKAVIQILLTNEENSLRNHFMEDYFNAYRQVLRDIASQRIPEDQQDIFIDLIFSPIYFNILIKPETLTDQYIHDMLKTVIRSFIPDESY
- a CDS encoding ABC transporter permease; translation: MKAFLEQYGGELLQKTGEHFYISIIALLIAIVIAVPLGILLSKTKKLAGVVLTIAGVLQTIPTLAVLAIMIPIFGVGKTPAIIALFIYVLLPILNNTVLGVQNINPEIRQAGISMGMTKFQLMKDVELPLALPLILGGIRLSSVYVISWATLASYVGAGGLGDFVFNGLNLYDPLMIVSAAVLVTALALIVDYLLRVVEKWAVPKGLKISR